One window of Paludibacter propionicigenes WB4 genomic DNA carries:
- the lgt gene encoding prolipoprotein diacylglyceryl transferase, with the protein MLLGYINWTVDPVLFHLGPLTVRWYGFLWAVGIYATLLIVQRLFKHEKLPSEWLDKLFIYTVVGAIVGARLGHCLFYEWQLLPEPATFLGITFKYGNHYLSHPWELLYIWRGGLASHGGAIGILIAIFFYNKNVSKKGYIWVFDRLVIGVAICGAAIRLGNLMNSEIYGSATSLPWGFIFLRDGQTEPMHPTQIYEMIYCLLTFVVTWWLYWKKEAYKKNGLIFGVFLIGIFGSRFILEFIKLNQESFESGMILNMGQILSIPFIIWGIWLIIKSNKTPIAEK; encoded by the coding sequence ATGTTATTAGGCTACATTAACTGGACTGTTGATCCCGTATTATTTCATCTCGGACCATTGACTGTTCGCTGGTACGGATTTTTATGGGCTGTGGGTATTTACGCCACTTTGCTGATTGTGCAACGACTTTTCAAGCACGAGAAACTACCTTCGGAATGGCTGGACAAGCTTTTCATTTACACAGTAGTGGGTGCTATAGTTGGTGCCCGTCTGGGTCACTGCCTGTTCTACGAATGGCAGTTATTACCCGAACCTGCAACATTCCTGGGCATAACCTTCAAATACGGCAATCATTACCTTTCGCATCCGTGGGAGTTATTATACATCTGGCGGGGTGGTTTGGCCAGTCATGGTGGCGCTATCGGAATTTTGATAGCCATATTTTTCTATAATAAAAATGTATCGAAAAAAGGTTACATCTGGGTTTTCGACCGCTTGGTTATAGGTGTAGCTATCTGTGGAGCCGCTATTCGGTTGGGAAATCTTATGAATTCTGAGATTTACGGCAGTGCCACTTCCCTACCCTGGGGATTTATTTTCCTGCGCGATGGACAAACAGAGCCCATGCATCCTACCCAGATATATGAAATGATCTATTGTCTGCTAACTTTTGTGGTTACCTGGTGGTTATACTGGAAAAAAGAAGCGTATAAAAAGAACGGTTTGATCTTTGGCGTTTTTCTTATCGGTATTTTCGGTTCACGTTTTATCTTGGAATTTATAAAACTGAATCAGGAAAGTTTTGAGTCGGGCATGATTCTTAATATGGGACAAATTCTTAGTATTCCATTTATCATTTGGGGAATTTGGTTGATAATAAAGAGCAATAAAACTCCGATTGCCGAAAAATAG
- the secA gene encoding preprotein translocase subunit SecA, which yields MGFNEFLGKLLGNKSQRDLKEISPYVDKIKAAYSEIVSLTNDELRARTETIKTRIQDYVAKETARVAELKASIEETEIDLREKIYSEVDKLEKEITAKYEEILDEVLPEVFGIMKDTARRLSENDEVIVTANDFDRDLAANHDFVTIHGDKAHYKNQWSAGGNIIKWEMVHYDVQLFGGVVLHKGKISEMGTGEGKTLVATLPVFLNALTRNGVHVVTVNDYLSKRDSEWMGPLYMFHGLTVDCIDKHQPNSESRRQAYLADITFGTNNEFGFDYLRDNMATAPLDLVQRKHNYAIVDEVDSVLIDDARTPLIISGPVPKGEDQLFEELRPKVERLVNAQKALATKYLADARNLLKSDDKKQQEEGALTLFRSYKGMPKNKPLIKYLSEQGMKALLLKTEEFYMQENNRNMHIATDPLYFVIDEKNNTIELTDKGIDLITDNTDDAHFFVLPDVGSEIAELEKNKSLSAEEKQTVKDEILQSYSIKSERVHTINQLLKAYTLFEKDIEYVVIENKVKIVDEQTGRIMDGRRYSDGLHQAIEAKERVTIEAATQTFATITLQNYFRMYHKLSGMTGTAETEAGELWDIYKLDVVVIPTNRPIARNDMEDRVYKTKREKYTAVIEEIDRLVAEGRPVLVGTTSVEISELLSRMLTGRKIKHNVLNAKLHQREAEIVAEAGQKGTVTIATNMAGRGTDIKLTQEVKDAGGLAIIGTERHESRRVDRQLRGRAGRQGDPGSSVFYVSLEDDLMRLFGSERISGIMDKLGFEEGEMIEHSMISKSIERAQKKVEENNFGRRKNLLEYDDVMNSQREVVYSKRHHALMGERIGVDITNMIYDTVENIVESTRNNGDYEELEDELLKVFAMDVPFSQEEFTSTKANVLSQKVTEAALETFKRKMDKLASIAYPVIKDVYEQKGQQYESILIPISDGKRVFNITTHLKTAYNTEAREVVKSFEKQTLLYVIDDEWKEHLRQLDELRNSVQNASYEQKDPLLIYKLESFGLFKEMIDSMNRKVLAILMRGQIPMREPEQVREARPSQRMDLSKYKTQKDDADSRSEDPTKQDTRELQHHEPIRVEKKVGRNDPCPCGSGKKYKNCHGAN from the coding sequence ATGGGATTTAATGAATTTTTAGGAAAACTACTGGGAAATAAATCACAACGGGATTTAAAAGAAATATCTCCTTACGTAGATAAGATAAAAGCAGCTTATTCTGAAATTGTATCACTTACTAATGACGAATTACGTGCTCGTACAGAAACAATTAAAACACGTATTCAGGATTATGTGGCTAAAGAGACTGCACGTGTGGCAGAGCTGAAAGCAAGCATTGAAGAGACTGAAATTGATCTGCGTGAAAAGATTTATTCGGAAGTAGATAAGCTCGAAAAAGAAATTACTGCCAAATATGAAGAAATTCTGGACGAAGTATTGCCTGAAGTATTTGGAATAATGAAAGACACTGCCCGCCGTTTAAGCGAAAATGACGAAGTAATAGTTACCGCCAATGACTTTGACCGCGATTTGGCAGCAAATCATGATTTCGTAACCATACACGGAGACAAAGCCCATTATAAAAATCAATGGTCTGCCGGTGGAAACATCATTAAATGGGAGATGGTACATTACGATGTACAATTATTCGGTGGTGTAGTACTACACAAAGGAAAAATCTCTGAAATGGGTACCGGTGAAGGAAAAACGCTGGTAGCGACCCTTCCTGTTTTCCTGAATGCTTTAACACGTAATGGTGTGCATGTGGTTACTGTTAACGACTATTTATCAAAACGTGACTCCGAATGGATGGGACCATTATACATGTTCCACGGACTCACAGTAGATTGTATCGATAAACATCAGCCAAATTCAGAGAGTCGCCGACAAGCCTACCTGGCAGATATTACATTTGGAACCAACAATGAGTTCGGGTTCGACTACTTGCGTGACAATATGGCAACTGCCCCACTGGATCTGGTTCAACGTAAACATAATTATGCGATTGTGGATGAGGTTGACTCGGTTTTGATTGATGATGCTCGTACACCGTTAATTATCTCTGGTCCGGTACCAAAAGGAGAAGATCAGTTATTTGAAGAATTACGCCCGAAAGTAGAACGGTTGGTTAATGCCCAAAAAGCACTGGCAACTAAATACCTTGCCGATGCCCGTAACTTATTGAAATCGGATGATAAAAAACAACAGGAAGAAGGAGCTCTGACCCTATTCCGTTCGTATAAAGGTATGCCTAAGAACAAACCGTTGATTAAATACCTCAGCGAACAGGGAATGAAAGCGTTGTTGCTTAAAACTGAAGAGTTTTACATGCAGGAAAACAACCGGAATATGCACATTGCTACCGATCCGCTTTACTTTGTCATTGACGAAAAAAACAATACAATTGAACTTACCGATAAAGGTATTGATTTAATTACCGATAACACAGACGACGCACATTTCTTTGTATTGCCTGACGTAGGTAGCGAAATAGCTGAGTTGGAAAAAAATAAAAGCCTTAGCGCTGAAGAAAAGCAAACCGTTAAAGACGAAATTCTTCAAAGCTACTCTATCAAGTCAGAACGCGTTCATACAATTAATCAATTATTGAAAGCCTACACATTATTCGAAAAAGATATTGAATATGTGGTAATTGAAAATAAGGTAAAAATTGTAGATGAACAGACCGGTCGTATTATGGACGGTCGTCGTTATTCCGATGGTTTGCACCAGGCTATTGAGGCTAAAGAGCGCGTAACCATTGAGGCAGCTACTCAGACTTTTGCAACCATTACGCTGCAAAACTATTTCCGTATGTATCATAAACTTTCGGGGATGACCGGTACAGCTGAAACAGAAGCAGGCGAATTATGGGATATCTATAAATTGGATGTTGTTGTTATTCCTACCAACAGACCGATTGCAAGAAATGACATGGAAGACCGCGTTTATAAAACAAAACGCGAAAAATATACTGCCGTAATCGAAGAAATTGACCGCTTAGTGGCCGAAGGACGTCCTGTTCTGGTGGGTACTACTTCGGTAGAAATTTCAGAATTGCTGAGCCGTATGCTTACCGGTCGCAAAATAAAACACAATGTACTGAATGCCAAATTGCACCAACGCGAAGCTGAAATCGTAGCTGAAGCCGGACAAAAAGGCACTGTAACCATAGCCACCAATATGGCGGGTCGTGGTACCGATATTAAACTGACGCAGGAAGTAAAAGATGCCGGTGGTTTGGCCATTATCGGTACTGAGCGTCATGAAAGCCGTCGTGTGGACCGTCAGTTACGTGGACGTGCCGGTCGTCAGGGCGATCCGGGTTCATCTGTTTTCTACGTTTCACTGGAAGATGATTTGATGCGTCTGTTCGGATCTGAGCGTATTTCGGGCATTATGGATAAACTGGGCTTCGAAGAAGGTGAAATGATTGAACATTCAATGATTTCAAAATCGATAGAACGTGCACAGAAAAAAGTAGAAGAAAACAACTTCGGTAGACGTAAAAACCTGTTGGAGTACGACGATGTAATGAACTCACAACGCGAGGTGGTTTACTCAAAACGTCACCACGCTTTGATGGGAGAACGTATCGGAGTGGATATTACCAATATGATTTACGATACCGTAGAGAATATTGTGGAAAGCACCCGTAACAATGGTGACTACGAAGAGCTGGAGGATGAATTACTCAAGGTTTTCGCCATGGATGTTCCTTTTAGTCAGGAAGAATTTACAAGCACCAAAGCCAACGTTCTGAGCCAAAAGGTTACTGAAGCTGCACTGGAAACTTTTAAACGCAAGATGGATAAACTGGCTTCTATTGCTTATCCTGTAATTAAAGACGTTTATGAGCAAAAAGGTCAACAATATGAAAGCATACTTATTCCAATTTCGGATGGAAAAAGGGTATTCAATATTACAACGCACCTGAAAACTGCTTATAATACCGAAGCGCGTGAAGTGGTAAAATCGTTTGAAAAACAAACGCTGCTTTATGTGATCGATGATGAGTGGAAAGAACATCTTCGTCAGTTGGATGAGTTGCGCAACTCGGTTCAGAATGCAAGTTACGAACAAAAAGATCCTCTTTTGATCTATAAACTGGAATCGTTCGGGTTATTCAAAGAAATGATTGACTCAATGAACCGTAAAGTGCTCGCGATTCTTATGCGCGGTCAAATTCCGATGCGTGAGCCGGAACAGGTTCGTGAAGCCCGTCCAAGTCAACGCATGGATTTGAGCAAATACAAAACTCAAAAAGACGATGCAGACAGCCGTAGCGAGGATCCAACCAAACAAGATACACGCGAGCTTCAACACCATGAACCGATACGTGTAGAGAAAAAAGTGGGACGAAACGACCCTTGCCCTTGCGGAAGCGGAAAGAAATACAAAAATTGCCACGGCGCTAATTAA